In Sphingomonas sp. PAMC26645, one DNA window encodes the following:
- a CDS encoding site-specific DNA-methyltransferase, whose protein sequence is MRNRPENHLFYGDNLAVLRKEIADESVDLIYLDPPFNSNANYGILFKEPDGKSSNAQIEAFEDTWHWNETAEDAFDQVARSGSTKAFDLLNAMRGFLGDNDMMAYLAMMAVRLLELHRVLKPTGSLYLHCDPTASHYLKLLLDAIFGKRQIANEIVWCYRRYTAASNRFQRLHDTLLFYGKTDQRRFNDIRIPYGETSGKKDSHYRQDGDGRWFRWQKRKDAEPYRIYLAEGVRLGDWWDIPIINASSKERLGYPTQKPSALLERIIAASSNEGDVVLDPFCGCGTAVHAAEKLKRQWIGIDVTHLAISLIEKRMKDAFPGVTFTVEGTPKDLASAYDLALRDKYQFQWWAVSMVDALPFGGRKKGADGGIDGLIYFNDHDPASGKMVTHRAIVSVKGGLNPDTAMVETLAATIAREKAPIGILIMNAKPTREMERRAAAVGIYRAGVDEAFPKLQILTLADLFQGKRPRIPNVDRAAFRRAAREATALQPSLL, encoded by the coding sequence ATGCGGAACCGTCCTGAGAATCACCTCTTCTACGGCGACAACCTCGCCGTCCTGCGCAAGGAGATCGCCGACGAGAGCGTCGACCTGATCTACCTCGACCCGCCGTTCAATTCGAACGCTAATTACGGCATCCTGTTCAAGGAACCCGACGGCAAATCGTCGAACGCGCAGATCGAGGCGTTCGAGGACACCTGGCACTGGAACGAGACCGCCGAGGACGCCTTCGACCAGGTTGCCCGGAGCGGTAGCACCAAGGCATTCGACCTGCTCAACGCGATGCGCGGGTTCCTCGGCGACAACGACATGATGGCGTATCTGGCGATGATGGCGGTGCGGCTGCTCGAGCTGCACCGCGTGCTGAAGCCGACCGGCAGCCTGTATCTCCACTGCGATCCGACCGCGAGCCATTACCTGAAACTCCTGCTCGACGCGATCTTCGGCAAGCGCCAGATCGCGAACGAGATCGTCTGGTGCTACCGGCGCTACACCGCGGCCAGCAACCGGTTCCAGCGGCTCCACGACACATTGCTGTTCTACGGCAAGACCGACCAGCGGCGCTTCAACGACATCCGCATTCCGTATGGCGAGACCTCAGGCAAGAAGGACTCGCACTATCGTCAGGACGGCGATGGCCGCTGGTTCCGCTGGCAGAAGCGCAAGGACGCCGAACCCTATCGTATCTATCTCGCGGAGGGGGTCAGGCTGGGCGACTGGTGGGATATTCCGATCATCAATGCGTCGTCGAAGGAGCGTCTGGGGTATCCGACGCAGAAACCGTCCGCGTTGCTGGAGCGGATCATCGCCGCGTCGTCGAACGAAGGCGACGTCGTGCTCGATCCGTTTTGCGGCTGCGGCACCGCGGTCCACGCAGCCGAAAAGCTCAAGCGGCAATGGATTGGGATCGACGTCACGCATCTTGCCATTTCACTGATCGAAAAACGGATGAAAGACGCGTTTCCCGGCGTCACCTTCACCGTCGAGGGCACGCCGAAGGATCTTGCTTCCGCCTATGATCTCGCGCTGCGCGACAAATATCAGTTCCAGTGGTGGGCCGTCTCGATGGTCGACGCGCTGCCGTTCGGCGGCAGGAAGAAGGGGGCGGATGGCGGGATCGACGGGCTGATCTATTTCAACGATCACGACCCCGCGTCGGGCAAGATGGTAACGCACCGCGCGATCGTGTCGGTGAAGGGCGGGCTCAATCCGGACACTGCGATGGTCGAAACGCTCGCCGCGACGATCGCGCGCGAGAAGGCGCCGATCGGCATCCTCATCATGAATGCCAAGCCGACACGAGAGATGGAGCGCCGCGCCGCCGCGGTCGGCATCTACCGCGCGGGCGTTGACGAGGCGTTTCCGAAGCTCCAGATCCTGACGCTGGCGGACCTGTTCCAAGGCAAGCGCCCGCGCATTCCCAACGTCGACCGCGCTGCGTTCCGGCGTGCCGCGCGCGAGGCCACCGCGCTCCAGCCGAGCTTGTTGTGA
- the infA gene encoding translation initiation factor IF-1: MAKEELLEMRGRVVELLPNAMFRVQLENDHEILGHTAGKMRKNRIRVLVGDEVLCELTPYDLTKGRITYRFK; this comes from the coding sequence TTGGCCAAGGAAGAACTGCTCGAGATGCGCGGCCGCGTGGTGGAACTCCTCCCCAACGCGATGTTCCGGGTTCAGCTCGAAAACGACCACGAGATTCTCGGTCACACCGCCGGCAAGATGCGTAAGAACCGCATCCGCGTGCTGGTCGGCGACGAGGTGCTGTGCGAACTCACGCCGTACGATCTGACCAAGGGTCGCATCACCTACCGCTTCAAATAA
- a CDS encoding nucleoside triphosphate pyrophosphatase — MLVLASSSPRRRDLLARLGVVPSRVESPDIDESPRKAEPPRAYALRLAVEKASAVARAEGEIVLAGDTTIALGSRILPPADTIEIQRDLLGKLSGRRHHCLSAVCVIDATGKVRTRIADTIVAFKPLSPAEIDDYLACGEGLGKAGGYAIQGRAEAFVRFLSGSHSGVVGLPLFETRALLKTAGVALA; from the coding sequence ATGCTGGTCCTGGCCTCTTCCTCGCCCCGCCGCCGCGATCTGCTCGCACGGCTCGGCGTCGTGCCGTCGCGCGTGGAATCCCCCGATATCGACGAGAGCCCGCGCAAGGCCGAACCGCCCCGCGCCTATGCTCTTCGCCTCGCAGTCGAGAAGGCCAGCGCTGTCGCACGTGCGGAGGGCGAGATCGTCCTCGCCGGCGACACCACGATCGCGCTCGGCAGCCGCATCCTGCCCCCCGCCGACACGATCGAGATCCAGCGCGACCTGCTCGGCAAGCTGTCGGGCCGCCGCCATCACTGCCTGTCCGCGGTCTGCGTGATCGACGCGACCGGCAAGGTGCGAACGCGGATCGCCGACACGATCGTCGCGTTCAAGCCGCTCTCCCCCGCCGAGATCGACGATTATCTCGCGTGCGGCGAAGGCCTCGGCAAGGCCGGCGGCTACGCGATCCAGGGCCGCGCGGAGGCGTTCGTCCGCTTCCTGTCGGGCAGCCATTCGGGTGTCGTCGGCCTGCCGCTGTTCGAAACGCGCGCGCTGTTGAAGACCGCGGGCGTCGCGCTTGCCTGA
- a CDS encoding ribonuclease — MPEPGPEWLYEAGIGEARAALVDDDQIVEAAIELDTEALKVGLVARARLVELLPGRRGRVTLDGGEALINYLPPGITQGASLTVEIVREALPEAGRAKLAKAVPSDLPPCPAPTLYERLMATGLPVRSPRAHEPDALEAAGWSELLDEAVSGEIVFPLGALRLSPTPAMTLFDVDGTPPLDTLAVAAAHGVARAIRRHGIGGSIGIDFPTIAGKSQRNAVADAIDESLPQPFERTAMNGFGFLQIVRPRPRASIPEILRADPVGAMARASLRTLERTPPTASRRHTLPTAVHARLMTRTDWLDDLTRRTGVFHELESAR, encoded by the coding sequence TTGCCTGAACCTGGGCCTGAATGGCTCTACGAAGCCGGCATCGGCGAAGCGCGCGCGGCTCTGGTGGACGATGATCAGATTGTCGAAGCTGCGATCGAACTCGACACCGAGGCATTGAAGGTCGGCCTCGTCGCACGCGCGCGGCTCGTCGAACTGCTGCCGGGCCGCCGCGGTCGCGTTACGCTCGACGGCGGCGAGGCGCTGATCAACTACCTCCCCCCCGGCATCACGCAGGGCGCCAGCCTCACCGTCGAGATCGTCCGAGAAGCCCTCCCCGAAGCGGGCCGTGCGAAGCTCGCCAAGGCCGTCCCCAGCGACTTGCCGCCCTGCCCCGCCCCGACGCTGTACGAGCGCCTCATGGCGACCGGTTTGCCCGTCCGCAGCCCGCGCGCCCACGAACCTGATGCGCTGGAGGCAGCGGGTTGGTCCGAACTGCTCGACGAGGCTGTGAGCGGCGAGATCGTGTTCCCGCTCGGCGCGCTCCGCCTGTCGCCGACGCCGGCGATGACGCTGTTCGATGTCGACGGCACGCCGCCGCTGGATACGCTCGCAGTCGCCGCCGCGCATGGCGTGGCGCGGGCGATCCGCCGACATGGCATCGGCGGCTCGATCGGCATCGATTTCCCGACGATCGCCGGCAAGTCGCAACGCAACGCCGTCGCGGACGCGATCGACGAATCGCTGCCGCAACCGTTCGAGCGCACCGCGATGAACGGGTTTGGCTTCCTGCAGATCGTCCGGCCAAGGCCCCGCGCGTCGATCCCCGAGATCCTCCGCGCCGATCCTGTCGGTGCAATGGCCCGAGCATCGCTCCGCACGCTCGAACGCACGCCGCCGACTGCCTCACGCCGTCACACCCTGCCAACAGCCGTCCATGCACGCCTCATGACCCGGACCGATTGGCTTGATGATCTCACGCGCCGCACGGGCGTCTTCCACGAACTGGAGAGTGCCCGATGA
- the yacG gene encoding DNA gyrase inhibitor YacG, giving the protein MTSVKCPICDQPAVAEYKPFCSSRHRDRDLLQWLGEGYRIPGRSIAQTGLDSAEDPD; this is encoded by the coding sequence ATGACAAGCGTCAAATGCCCGATCTGCGACCAGCCTGCGGTGGCTGAGTACAAGCCGTTCTGCTCGAGCCGCCACCGTGACCGCGACCTGTTGCAGTGGCTCGGCGAAGGCTATCGCATTCCCGGCCGATCAATTGCGCAAACGGGGCTGGACAGCGCCGAAGACCCCGACTAA
- a CDS encoding 5-(carboxyamino)imidazole ribonucleotide synthase, which yields MTPLPPGSTIGILGGGQLGRMLATAAAQLGYQTHVLAPDQESVAAQSASTMTRADYHNRIVLADFADACDVITYEFENIAVEPVEWLADRVPVHPSPRALRVAQERIGEKRFVESVGGRPASWAAVDSLESLQAGLKAIGAPAILKTARFGYDGKGQVKIDTPEGAQAAWDTIGGPAVLEAFVPFDHEFSILIARGLDGSIARYDPPLNVHRDAILRHSTVPAPAAILAQADEAAALAQRIAAELDYVGVLACEFFVGADGPVFNEMAPRVHNSGHWTIEGAECSQFENHIRAICGLPLGATTLTGREATMENLIGDDADRWAEVLAEPGAHLHLYGKGTARPGRKMGHVTRIVR from the coding sequence ATGACGCCGCTTCCCCCCGGATCGACCATCGGCATCCTCGGCGGAGGCCAGCTCGGCCGCATGCTCGCGACCGCCGCAGCCCAGCTCGGCTATCAAACGCACGTCCTCGCGCCCGACCAGGAGAGCGTCGCCGCGCAGTCCGCCTCGACCATGACGCGCGCCGACTATCACAACCGCATCGTGCTCGCCGACTTCGCCGACGCCTGCGACGTCATCACCTACGAGTTCGAGAACATCGCGGTCGAGCCCGTGGAATGGCTCGCAGACCGCGTCCCAGTCCACCCAAGCCCGCGCGCTCTCCGCGTCGCACAGGAACGCATCGGCGAAAAACGCTTCGTAGAGAGCGTCGGCGGCCGTCCTGCATCCTGGGCTGCGGTCGACAGCCTCGAAAGCCTGCAGGCGGGCCTGAAAGCGATCGGCGCCCCCGCCATCCTCAAGACCGCCCGCTTCGGCTATGACGGCAAGGGACAGGTCAAGATCGACACGCCCGAGGGCGCGCAAGCCGCCTGGGACACGATCGGCGGTCCCGCGGTGCTCGAAGCCTTCGTCCCGTTCGACCACGAGTTCTCGATCCTGATCGCCCGCGGACTCGACGGCAGCATCGCGCGCTACGATCCGCCACTCAACGTCCACCGCGATGCGATCCTCCGCCACTCGACCGTCCCCGCACCCGCGGCCATACTCGCCCAGGCCGACGAAGCCGCCGCGCTGGCCCAGCGGATCGCCGCCGAACTCGACTATGTCGGCGTACTGGCGTGCGAGTTCTTCGTCGGCGCCGACGGCCCGGTCTTCAACGAGATGGCCCCCCGCGTGCACAATTCCGGCCACTGGACGATCGAAGGCGCCGAATGCTCGCAATTCGAGAACCACATCCGCGCGATCTGTGGCCTGCCACTGGGCGCGACGACGCTGACCGGGCGCGAAGCGACGATGGAGAACCTGATCGGCGACGACGCGGACCGCTGGGCGGAGGTGTTGGCCGAACCCGGCGCGCACCTGCACCTGTATGGCAAGGGCACCGCGCGGCCGGGGCGGAAGATGGGCCACGTCACGCGGATCGTCCGCTAA
- the purE gene encoding 5-(carboxyamino)imidazole ribonucleotide mutase: MGSTSDWETMRHAAETLDALDVAYETKVVSAHRTPQRLYDYATTAADRGLKVVIAGAGGAAHLPGMAASMTHLPVLGVPVESKALKGMDSLLSIVQMPGGIPVGTLAIGKPGAINAGLLAAAILATSDDALAERLKAWRAAQTDSVATDPA; encoded by the coding sequence ATGGGCAGCACTTCCGATTGGGAGACGATGCGCCACGCCGCCGAGACGCTCGACGCGCTCGACGTCGCCTACGAGACCAAGGTCGTCTCCGCACACCGCACCCCGCAACGCCTCTACGACTATGCGACCACCGCCGCCGACCGCGGCCTCAAGGTGGTGATCGCCGGTGCTGGCGGCGCGGCGCACCTCCCCGGCATGGCCGCCTCGATGACTCACCTCCCGGTACTCGGGGTACCCGTCGAATCGAAGGCGTTGAAGGGCATGGATAGCCTGCTCTCGATCGTCCAGATGCCCGGCGGCATCCCGGTCGGCACGCTCGCGATCGGCAAGCCCGGTGCGATCAACGCCGGCCTCCTGGCGGCCGCGATCCTCGCAACGTCCGACGACGCGCTGGCCGAGCGCCTCAAAGCCTGGCGCGCGGCACAGACCGACTCCGTCGCCACCGACCCCGCCTGA
- the gpmA gene encoding 2,3-diphosphoglycerate-dependent phosphoglycerate mutase, with translation MPTLVLIRHGQSTWNLENRFTGWWDVDMTAKGEAEAKAAGELMAAKGLDFDQTFVSLQTRAIKTLNIALEAMGRLWLPVEKDWRLNERHYGGLTGLDKAETAAKHGDAQVHIWRRSFDVPPPVLDDGSEFDLSKDRRYDGIAIPKTESLKDTIARVLPYWDERIAPALKDGQRILISAHGNSLRALVKHLSNIPDDEITSLEIPTGQPIVYELDADLNATDRYYLSER, from the coding sequence ATGCCGACCCTAGTCCTGATCCGCCACGGCCAGTCCACCTGGAACCTCGAGAACCGCTTCACCGGCTGGTGGGACGTCGACATGACCGCCAAGGGTGAGGCCGAGGCCAAGGCCGCGGGCGAGCTGATGGCCGCCAAGGGCCTCGACTTCGACCAGACCTTCGTCAGCCTTCAGACCCGCGCGATCAAGACGCTCAACATCGCACTGGAGGCGATGGGCCGGCTCTGGCTCCCGGTCGAGAAGGACTGGCGTCTGAACGAGCGGCACTATGGCGGCCTCACCGGCCTCGACAAGGCCGAGACCGCCGCCAAGCACGGCGACGCGCAGGTCCATATCTGGCGCCGCAGCTTCGACGTCCCGCCGCCCGTACTAGACGACGGCAGCGAGTTCGACCTGTCCAAGGACCGCCGCTACGACGGCATCGCGATTCCCAAGACCGAGAGCCTGAAAGACACCATCGCCCGCGTCCTCCCCTATTGGGACGAGCGGATCGCCCCCGCGCTGAAGGACGGCCAGCGCATCCTCATCTCCGCCCACGGCAACTCGCTCCGCGCGCTGGTCAAGCACCTCTCCAACATCCCCGACGACGAGATCACCAGCCTCGAGATCCCGACCGGCCAGCCGATCGTGTATGAACTCGACGCCGACCTGAACGCCACCGACCGCTACTACCTCAGCGAGCGCTGA
- a CDS encoding M14-type cytosolic carboxypeptidase yields the protein MNAQTMSPVTVNAAFDGGNIRVVAVEGDRIDLEIVTDFQSDFFQWFYFRVAGAAGRTLTYRILNAGKSAYPFGWPGYKTRASTDRQAWRMIDTRYDNGVLEFAFTADTDLAWFAYFAPYTIEMHEALVARTALLPGVAHRELGQSLDGQAIDCFTIGSGPKQVWIYGRQHPGESMTEWWMEGALERLTDPADPITADLLAKATFNVVPNMNPDGTRRGHLRTNAVGVNLNREWHTPTPEKSPEVLCVRNAMDLTGVDVAMDIHGDEAIPANFIAGFEGIPSWTDAHGEKFYEYGRRLAAHTPDFQTEKGYPKSAPGSANLSMSTNQLAERFGAVSMTLEMPFKDHDANADPEFGWSPERSKQLAHAMLETLAGMIDEI from the coding sequence ATGAACGCGCAAACCATGAGCCCCGTCACCGTCAACGCAGCCTTCGATGGCGGCAACATCCGTGTTGTCGCCGTCGAAGGAGACCGAATCGACCTGGAGATCGTCACCGATTTCCAGTCCGATTTCTTCCAGTGGTTCTATTTTCGCGTGGCGGGGGCGGCCGGCCGCACGCTGACCTACCGCATCCTGAATGCGGGCAAGTCGGCCTATCCGTTCGGCTGGCCGGGCTACAAGACGCGTGCCAGCACCGATCGGCAGGCGTGGCGGATGATCGATACGCGCTATGACAATGGCGTGCTCGAATTCGCGTTCACCGCCGATACCGATCTCGCCTGGTTCGCCTATTTCGCGCCATATACGATAGAGATGCACGAGGCTCTGGTGGCGCGCACTGCGTTACTTCCGGGCGTTGCGCACCGCGAACTCGGCCAGTCGCTCGACGGGCAGGCGATCGATTGCTTCACGATCGGCTCGGGGCCGAAGCAGGTCTGGATCTACGGTCGCCAGCATCCCGGCGAATCGATGACCGAATGGTGGATGGAAGGCGCGCTGGAGCGGCTGACCGATCCGGCCGACCCGATTACGGCGGACCTGCTGGCAAAGGCGACCTTCAACGTCGTTCCCAACATGAACCCGGACGGCACGCGCCGGGGTCACCTGCGCACCAATGCCGTGGGTGTGAACCTCAACCGCGAATGGCACACGCCCACGCCGGAGAAGAGTCCGGAAGTCCTGTGCGTGCGCAACGCGATGGACTTGACCGGCGTCGACGTCGCGATGGACATCCACGGCGACGAGGCGATCCCGGCGAACTTCATCGCCGGTTTCGAGGGCATCCCCTCCTGGACCGACGCGCACGGCGAGAAATTCTACGAGTACGGCCGTCGTCTCGCGGCGCACACGCCCGATTTCCAGACCGAGAAGGGTTATCCCAAGTCCGCCCCGGGCTCGGCCAACCTGTCGATGTCGACCAACCAGCTCGCCGAGCGCTTCGGCGCGGTGTCGATGACGCTGGAGATGCCGTTCAAGGATCACGACGCCAACGCCGACCCCGAGTTCGGCTGGTCGCCCGAGCGGTCGAAACAGCTCGCGCATGCGATGCTCGAGACGCTCGCCGGCATGATCGACGAAATCTGA
- a CDS encoding DUF4136 domain-containing protein: MAVRSILVLALASASLTACATGPSLPPTEVLRYHLGEPIDRGTIAVQPLTAGGPASIEFKTYAAAVQGQLLQAGYSVPAPGAKPLLVATVGFTRTTQAGPPKQSPISIGIGGGGFSGGGGRRGGGGGVGLGGGVGFPIGGGGSTAILVSELSVTIKRTADQSPVWEGRAQSFADARKEDARTDIQADKLARALFMGFPGESGRTIQVK; encoded by the coding sequence ATGGCGGTTCGTTCGATCCTGGTCCTGGCGCTGGCAAGCGCATCCCTCACCGCGTGCGCGACCGGCCCGTCGCTGCCGCCGACCGAGGTGCTGCGCTATCATCTTGGCGAGCCGATCGACCGCGGCACCATCGCCGTCCAGCCGTTGACCGCCGGTGGCCCCGCCAGCATCGAGTTCAAGACCTATGCCGCCGCCGTGCAGGGTCAGCTGCTCCAGGCCGGCTACAGCGTCCCCGCACCAGGCGCCAAGCCACTGCTGGTCGCCACCGTTGGCTTCACCCGCACCACGCAGGCAGGGCCACCCAAACAGTCGCCGATCAGCATCGGCATCGGTGGCGGCGGCTTCAGCGGCGGCGGTGGTCGTCGTGGCGGTGGTGGCGGCGTCGGGCTCGGCGGTGGGGTTGGTTTCCCGATCGGTGGCGGCGGGAGCACCGCGATCCTCGTCTCCGAGCTGTCGGTGACGATCAAGCGCACCGCCGACCAGTCGCCCGTCTGGGAAGGCCGCGCCCAGTCGTTCGCCGACGCCCGCAAGGAGGATGCGCGGACCGACATCCAGGCCGACAAGCTCGCCCGCGCATTGTTCATGGGGTTCCCCGGCGAGTCCGGTCGCACTATCCAGGTGAAATGA